AAATGAGGAACTAACTATAACCCATCCCATCTACTATAAGGAAACTGTTAAGGTACATAGGTTACAGTCACAAGAGACTAGAAGTGTACAGCAACAGCCATATCAAACGCAAAAGATTCCATCTCCACAACCGACAAAACAAGTATTACCCTCTACCTTATCCCAATCATACACGCCAACATCGATGCCTCAATCACAGACTACTTTTGTAATTAACGGAAACGGAATATTGAAGTCTGATGGCACAGTATACCTTAATATTTATGTCTCTCAGCCTTGCGTAATTTCTTCAGTAAAAATAGAAAATTTACCGTATTCTCCATTGTCTATACAGCCTCAAAGCTTACAGATAGGAAACAACCAAGTTTTGATAAAATTCGATAAAGTAGCTTTATTAGGGTTATTAAAAGGAAAAGAGTATAAACTTTACCTTACTTTAAGAACCTATAATATATATTACCCAGATCAGGTAATAAAAATAAAATACGAAACTACTTAACGTTTTCTCATTATAAATACCGAAAGGATAACCCCAATTATAATGATTAATAAGACTCCAATATACACTTTAACATTAGTAGAATTATTTGAATGAACAAAGGTAAAAGAGGATGAAGTAGTTACTGCTGTTGTTTTTGTAGTTGTTGCTTTAGTTGTTGTACTAGTTGAAGTGTTTATAACAATTTTTTGAAATGATATAGTAATTGTTAAGTTATTACTTAAAGTAAATTCTCCTCTAACAATTGAGGAATTATATCCTTTAGGGGCTATAACGGTATATGAATATATTCCATGTGGTAGTTTAATAATTAGTGTGGAGGAATTCGTCGAATAAGTAGATCCGTTTATTATTACCTCCCATTCCATGCCATTACGTAATCCAGACCCATTAAATATCACGTTGAAAAGAATTGGTGTAAATAGTAGTTTAAAGGTTTGATTACCCGATATATTAATAATCATAACGCTCTGATTAGTTTTATAGAAGACTGGACTAATAATACTCACGTTATAAATACCTTCTGGTAAAGTTAAGACTATTGAAATATTGGATGATAATATTTTAGTTCCGTTTATTATTACTCCCCATTGACTTCCATTAGGTAAACCTTTTTCTTCAAATAAGACTTTGAATAATATTGCTGAAAAGTGAACAGAAATTGTAAGATTTGATGTTAAGTTTACAATTTCGTATGTAATATTAGAATAGTAATATTTCGGTATTAGAATTGTTAAATTGTAAACTCCCTCAGTTAAGTTTAATATTAATGTCGAGCTAATGGTTTTAATCACACTTCCATTTATTTCGATCCCCCATTCAGTCCCTTTAGGTAAGCCTTCCTCATGAATTACTAGTGAATATACGGGAGGTTTTTGTAATATAACTACTTCTGATTCTGGTGAAAATACATAAATATTTCCATTAAGCGTTGTTACGCTCATAATCGTAGTATTAAAGTGATAAGAGGATATCTCGTTCACTCCTTTAAATATTCCTAAATTATTTCCATAAGCGATAACAACTGAGTTGTTATAGACTAATGCTTCTTCAAATGGTAGAATTGGAATAGGTAAGCTAACGGGTGTAAAATAAATAACGTTTAACAGCGTGAAGTTATCATTATATATAGCTATTCTATCGTTCCCTATTACGTAAATGTAGTCGTCATAACCTATAACACTCAGAGGGCGAAAACTCAAGTTTATATTTTTTGTTATGCCATTTTGGTAAATTGTAAGCTGGTTAGATAATTGATCAGTAACTATTATTTCTCCATTATAGACGGTTATATAATTTGGTCCTTTACCAGTACTAATAGTAATATTCCCCCCGTAAGGGGGTATGACATATAGAAGGTTCTTATTGTAACTTGTGACATATAAATATCCATTATAGTAAATTATCCACGTAGGATCGTCGATTTTTATGTAGCCTAGTATTTTTAATGTTGGCGATAATTCGATTACTCTATTCGAATTAGGGCAAGTAACATAAATGATTCCGTTACCTTCAGTTATACTATAAGGATTTGAATCTAGATTTATCTCAAATTCCCCAGAAGAATTTATTTGAACTATTCTATTATTATAATATTCTGTAACGTAAACTGATGAGCCATAAGCAATCGCATCAGTATAAGTAGCTGTTAAAGTAATGGAATAGACTACACTCATATTATTAGGATTTAGTGCTACTATCTCGTTATTTCCATATAGAACCACGTATAAAAGACCATTAAAGTATATAATATCGGCTGGTTGAGAACCTATAGAGTAATTTCCTACAACTCTGGTATCGTGGATAACAGCAATTTTCCCTGCACCAAATTCAGTTAAATACACATTTCCATTATTTGGATCATAAGCAAAGAAATAGGGATTGTTACCAGTAGGGATAAGAGTTTGTTTACCACTTGTTAAGTTTAATACTATAACGTAACTATAATCAAAGGATGATATATACATTAGATTGTTTACTATAATTCCCATCGAGGGGGGTAAAGCTACATTTATAGTCTCTATTTCTTGAGTTCCATCTAGGACTACAATATGATCACTATAATAACATAATACATAAGTTAGCCCGTTGTAATAAATGATATCTGTTGGCTCTTCTAAACCGTAAATGAAAGTCTTATTATCATTAGTAATGTTAATAGCAACTACATAATCTAAGTTACTATCTGCAACGTAAAGTATATTTTTTTGAGGATCGAAAGCCATACCATATCCATAAAACATTCTTGGTAATGAAGGAGCTTTACCTATGAGTTTAAAGTTTCCTCCTAAAGAAATATTTCCAACAATTTCATTATCTTTAATTATACTTAATATATTATTAAAATAGTTAGTCGCATACAAAGTGTTATTTACTATTAAAGGTATTGTAGAACCATAAAGCGGTATAAAATCCTCTACTGATAAATTAGGAGTTAAGGTAACGATACCATTAAGCGTAGTAACATATAAGTAATTACCACCTGTAGTTATACCTAATGGTTGTACTGCAGTAACACTTGATTCTTGTGAGACTGTATGAATAATAAACATAGATGAAGGGATGATTGAGAGAAGGACTAGGAAAAGAGGAATAAGTAAATAGGATTTCATTGTATAAGAATAAAAAACAAGATTTAAAAAGCTATAATACGAGAATAACATTTTCACTTAATATGCAAAGTAAAAACTTCTTTCCTCTTCCATTCTCGAGAAATTTATAATATTTTGAAATAATGATAATTAAGAAAACAACTCAATGGGTGAGAAATGATTTTTGCGTAGTTATCATTTTTCTAGTAATTTTGATAAGACGTTAAGTAAGACATAAGTATTTCCATCCCGGTTATCTGGATGAACTGTAGTTATTTCTATAAAGTTTATTGCTAAAGATCAATATCACGAGGTTAGGCAAAGTGTGAAGACTCTTAAATAAATTACTCGCTACTAATAAAATAGATTGCCTATCGTGGCATATTGCCAGAGCCTGGTTAAAAATACAAATAGATTGCTTATATAGTTAGTACTAAAGGTAAGGGCTGTATTATTGCTCAAATTATTCTATGTGTTAGTTTCATTGTGTTATATCCTGACTGGTAATGATTTTTAGTCTGTGGAACTTCTTCTTATGTCATGGTCAAAATTTTTTATAGTTACTAAAGGCTTTGAATATCGTTCATAAGAAACATATACAAAAGTTTAAAAACTTTAAAATATACATACTCCTATGGCAATTAGAACTGGAGAGCAATATTTAGATTCTATAAAAATTAGAAATAAGGCTGAAATTTACGTAATGGGAAAAGAAGTAAAGGATGTAACCACTCATCCCTTCTTGAAACCTTCTGTAATGGCATTTAAGGCAACATTTGATGCTGCTTGGGAAGAGGACACAAAAGAATTAGCCAGAGCATGGAGTCCTTTCATAAATGAAGAAGTGAATAGATTTAATCACATACACAGGTCACCAGAAGACTTAGCTGCTAAAGTGAAATTACTGAGAAAATTAAGCCATAAGACCGGTGCATGTTTCCAAAGATGTGTAGGATGGGACGCTCTGAACACTTTGTGGATTATGACGAATATAATGGCTCAAAAAGGTAAAAAAGAATATAAGGATAGATTTGTCGAATACTTAAGTTACGTCCAAAAGAAGGATTTAGCATTAGCTGGTGCTATGACAGATGCAAAAGGTGTAAGAACATTAAAACCGCATCAACAACCAAATAAGAACGCTTATGTTAGAATTGAGGAAGTTACCAAAGACGGTATTTATGTTTCTGGTGCAAAGGCAAATATTACTGGTGTAGCTGCAACAGAAGAAATTGTGGTTTTACCTACTAGGGCTATGGGGCCAGAAGATAAAGATTATGCTGTTGCATTTTCAATACCGACAGATACTGAGGGTATAAAAATTATAGTTGGTAGACAATTAAATGATGCTAGAAGATTAGAAGGTGGTGACATAGATGCTTTACCGTACTTCTATAACCACGAGGGTTTAGTAATCTTTGACCATGTTTTTGTACCAATGGATAGAGTATTCTTAATGGGAGAATACGAGTTTACTTCACAATTAGTTGAAGTATTCTCAGCATATCATAGACAAGGATATGGTGGTTGCAAGGCTGGTTTAGGAGATGTAATTATTGGTGCATCAATGAATTTAGCAAAACAATTAGGAGTAGAAAAAGCTTCACATGTACAAGAAAAACTAACGGAAATGATATTCTTAACTGAGACCATGTATTCTGCAGGAATTGCAGCTAGTTTAAATGCAGTTAAGGTCTGCGATAATTGTTGGTGGGTTAATCCTATGCACGCTAATGTTACAAAACATTTAGTAGCTAGATTTCCAGCCCAGATTTCTCAGTTATCTATCGATATTGCAGGTGGAATAATAGGTACTGCACCAAGTGAGTGGGATCTCAAGAATCCTAAATTAAGAGAATATATTGCCAAATACTTACAAGGTGTTGAGGGTTATACAGCTGAAGATAGATTAAGAATGGTTAGATTACTGGAAAACGTTAGTCTGGGTGTTGCATTCCAAATTGAATCTGTACACGGTGCAGGAAGTCCAGCAGCACAAAGAATAATGTTTAGTAGACTTTATGACTTAAACTATGCTGAGGAAGTCGCAAAGAGGTTAGCTGGGAAGAAGACTGATTTACAGTGGAAACCTAAAGCAGAGCCTTGGAGAGAAAGTGAGACAGAAAAATTAGTAAAAAGTTAATTTTTTATCTTTCACTCTAATATCCCCTTTTGTGTTCCTAAGAAAAACTAGTGGTCTTATAAAGGAACTTAACTCGCTTGACATTACATTACTTAATTTATCCTTTATGGGAGCGATAGCCGGTCTCAACTATCCATTATTTGTAGCTTCAACAATACCTAATGCAAGTTGGTTACTTTCAGTTCTACTAGGAGCTTTATTTACATTGCCCCTTGTTATAAATTATTATTTAATATCTGTAGAATATAGTAGGGCTTCAGCTGACTACATATTTGTATCTAGAAATCTAAACGGTTTCGGAGGAGTATTAATGGCTGTTTCGCTTTTTATGAGCTTTGTAATGGGATTTCCGGTACTAAGTATGTTAGAGGTAATTTACGTAGTTGTACCAGGATTACAAAGTATTGGTTATGTGATAAACAATGAAGGGTTAATTAACTTAGGAAATGAAATACTAAGTACT
The sequence above is drawn from the Sulfurisphaera tokodaii str. 7 genome and encodes:
- a CDS encoding 4-hydroxyphenylacetate 3-hydroxylase family protein, yielding MAIRTGEQYLDSIKIRNKAEIYVMGKEVKDVTTHPFLKPSVMAFKATFDAAWEEDTKELARAWSPFINEEVNRFNHIHRSPEDLAAKVKLLRKLSHKTGACFQRCVGWDALNTLWIMTNIMAQKGKKEYKDRFVEYLSYVQKKDLALAGAMTDAKGVRTLKPHQQPNKNAYVRIEEVTKDGIYVSGAKANITGVAATEEIVVLPTRAMGPEDKDYAVAFSIPTDTEGIKIIVGRQLNDARRLEGGDIDALPYFYNHEGLVIFDHVFVPMDRVFLMGEYEFTSQLVEVFSAYHRQGYGGCKAGLGDVIIGASMNLAKQLGVEKASHVQEKLTEMIFLTETMYSAGIAASLNAVKVCDNCWWVNPMHANVTKHLVARFPAQISQLSIDIAGGIIGTAPSEWDLKNPKLREYIAKYLQGVEGYTAEDRLRMVRLLENVSLGVAFQIESVHGAGSPAAQRIMFSRLYDLNYAEEVAKRLAGKKTDLQWKPKAEPWRESETEKLVKS